Proteins encoded in a region of the Drosophila busckii strain San Diego stock center, stock number 13000-0081.31 chromosome 2L, ASM1175060v1, whole genome shotgun sequence genome:
- the LOC108607505 gene encoding probable ATP-dependent RNA helicase DDX47, which translates to MSETSEEEQAELQTSEEEDDEELSGAEDGDDAASDEENGSEEEDQAESDAEAGSEHEGDEDKPAENEKALTWKDLGLNDTLCQACEELKWKAPSKIQKEAIPVALQGKDVIGLAETGSGKTGAFALPILHALLENPQRYFALVLTPTRELAFQIGEQFEALGVGIGIKCCVIVGGMDMVAQGLQLAKKPHVIIATPGRLVDHLENLKGFNLKAIKYLVMDEADRILNMDFEVELDKILKVLPRERRTFLFSATMTKKVKKLQRASLKDPVKVEVSNKYQTVDQLQQYYLFIPVKYKDVYLVHILNELAGNSFMIFCSTCNNTVKTALMLRALGLAAIPLHGQMSQNKRLAALNKFKAKNRSILISTDVASRGLDIPHVDVVINFDIPTHSKDYIHRVGRTARAGRSGQAITMVSQYDIELYQRIEHLLGKQLPLYKCEEDEVLALQERVAEAQRTAKLELKDLEDSKGYKGGKKRAVDVDDSEQFTGARKRMKPMGKGKSQNHGKAGPGGKKNWSRGKKRN; encoded by the exons atgtcagAAACTTCAGAAGAGGAGCAAGCAGAGCTACAAACAAGTGAAGAAGAGGATGACGAAGAATTGAGCGGTGCTGAAGACGGCGATGACGCTGCTTCTGATGAAGAAAATGGTTCCGAAGAAGAGGATCAGGCTGAGAGCGACGCTGAGGCAGGCTCTGAACATGAAGGCGACGAAGACAAGCCAGCAGAAAATGAAAAAGCACTAACCTGGAAAGATCTT GGTCTGAATGATACGTTGTGCCAGGCGTGCGAGGAACTCAAATGGAAAGCACCTTCTAAGATACAAAAGGAGGCTATACCTGTTGCCTTACAGGGAAAAGATGTAATAGGACTGGCTGAAACAGGTTCGGGCAAAACGGGTGCATTTGCTCTGCCCATATTGCATGCGTTGCTTGAGAATCCGCAGAGATATTTTGCGCTTGTGCTAACGCCAACACGTGAGTTGGCCTTCCAAATTGGAGAACAGTTCGAGGCACTGG GCGTCGGCATTGGCATCAAGTGCTGTGTCATAGTTGGTGGCATGGACATGGTGGCTCAGGGTCTACAATTGGCTAAAAAGCCACACGTAATAATTGCAACACCCGGTCGTCTAGTGGACCATCTTGAGAACTTAAAAGGCTTCAACTTAAAGGCAATTAAGTACTTGGTTATGGACGAAGCCGATCGCATACTTAACATGGACTTTGAAGTGGAGCTggataaaatattaaaagtgttGCCCCGCGAGCGACGCACATTTCTGTTTAGCGCCACCATGACAAAGAAAGTGAAAAAGCTACAGCGTGCCTCGCTTAAGGATCCCGTCAAGGTGGAGGTGTCCAACAAATATCAGACAGTCGATCAGCTGCAACAGTACTATCTATTCATACCCGTTAAATACAAGGATGTCTACCTGGTGCACATACTCAATGAGCTGGCTGGTAATAGTTTTATGATATTTTGCAGCACCTGCAATAATACTGTAAAGACGGCGTTAATGCTGCGCGCCTTGGGCTTAGCGGCCATACCACTGCATGGACAAATGTCACAGAACAAACGTTTGGCGGCTTTGAATAAATTCAAAGCGAAAAATCGTTCCATTTTAATATCAACCGATGTGGCCTCGCGTGGTTTGGACATACCACATGTAGATGTGGTTATTAACTTTGATATACCGACACATAGTAAGGACTATATACATCGTGTGGGACGCACAGCACGTGCTGGACGCTCGGGTCAAGCCATTACTATGGTTAGTCAATATGACATAGAGTTGTATCAGCGCATAGAGCACTTGCTAGGAAAGCAATTGCCTCTGTACAAATGCGAGGAGGATGAAGTGCTGGCGTTGCAGGAGCGAGTGGCTGAAGCTCAGCGCACTGCAAAACTAGAGCTTAAGGATTTGGAGGATTCCAAGGGCTATAAGGGTGGCAAAAAGCGCGCTGTAGACGTTGATGACTCTGAGCAGTTTACAGGTGCGCGCAAGCGCATGAAGCCAATGGGCAAAGGCAAGAGCCAAAACCACGGCAAAGCAGGCCCAGGCGGCAAAAAGAATTGGAGCAGAGGCAAAAAACGAAATTAA
- the LOC108608160 gene encoding protein deadlock translates to MRRREIQQLFAQIVQSEGEDKYTSEEWQEIFDDFWKCMLDITVPCVRLDTPESLDELLRKSKEPVPLSRPPSPDDLEPLSVWRARMRANFKPPQPEKIEKVETQLEEIKKVIKSAPLRKQSPTTVPEFPKRKRGRPRILKKKNETQAAQGKEKQNNKDQVPIKKCSDEVKVKDNKIKDEPLKVEIKSKPFKEIKIIGTEKAPAINIKPKKITQTKRKPMQMQLIKEAHVHPITPINLKITENILIKEKPIQLPLSADDLSLPKNATPSLEADNKINNMPLENITHENHLPKNTSHVLDADNQINNMQFENMTLESHLQLDNEMTELFADNIVDQFMDVEQTVGVEEIDRFIESFSNKTPSEIDDALADTTHFFEKLSKTPIDLDRLDYEYDENLDGDILSMDTSWEGDSDDDNAAKQTKKKYNLKTASNKEQQQPQEIVPSTAKAAAVNKAMARKQAEPQSKGQIIAIIPADDNLSRQMKIKENLQPAQTEALQQSARKTPTAPTTMPKFRIQKISKTQPTQQNYLPLDNIIKSMDTNGPTSQIKKGNGHQTQQQACIERRVTATPAAPAPIFAPPYRRPAPAAAALPVAPPPPAATLPVAPPLAEPLPVAPPAAAVEADLPIKPCKGIYAALFGINCWKYLSKTCEQSNCNHTFNDAIYVQRCLSELHTRELLNSYSFVLRHGMLFKYFFMLYANVFSAKQFLWGLQQMVEDCALYMDLSAPFLMDLYQCLLRHGMPTQAAAGHFMQHLWQPKQACKYIKSTNQLLLILAHADWYSYIPQLDQLLHNEPFPLPLQFLSIIAHNAMTTNQPELVKKASDYLLFYPINKSTENLSSALQLLQSILSYTGGQRS, encoded by the exons ATGCGGCGCCGTGAAAtacaacaattgtttgcacaAATTGTCCAATCGGAGGGCGAGGATAAATATACATCAGAGGAATGGCAGGAAATTTTCGATGACTTTTGGAAATGCATGTTGGATATTACAGTGCCCTGTGTTAGACTCGATACG CCTGAAAGTTTAGATGAGCTACTAAGGAAATCTAAAGAACCTGTGCCCTTAAGTCGTCCCCCGTCTCCCGACGATTTGGAGCCTTTGTCAGTGTGGCGAGCGCGTATGAGGGCAAATTTTAAGCCACCGCAGCCTGAAAAGATAGAAAAGGTGGAAACTCAATTAGAAGAGATAAAGAAAGTTATAAAATCTGCACCACTTCGTAAACAGTCACCAACAACTGTTCCGGAATTTCCTAAACGTAAACGTGGTCGTCCTCgtatacttaaaaaaaaaaatgagacgCAGGCGGCTCAAggaaaagaaaagcaaaataataaagatcAAGTGCCTATAAAAAAGTGCAGTGATGAAGTTAAGGTTAAAGACAAT AAAATAAAAGATGAACCACTGAAGGTAGAAATAAAATCTAAACCCTTCAAAGAGATCAAGATAATAGGAACTGAAAAGGCACCCGCGATAAATATCAAACCTAAGAAAATTacgcaaacaaaacgcaaaccT ATGCAGATGCAACTAATCAAAGAAGCACATGTTCACCCAATAACTCCCATTAATTTGAAGATTACTGAGAATATACTGATCAAAGAGAAGCCTATACAATTGCCATTGAGTGCAGACGATTTGAGCTTGCCCAAGAATGCAACTCCCTCGCTGGAAGCagataataaaattaacaatatgCCATTGGAAAATATAACACATGAAAACCACTTGCCCAAGAACACAAGTCACGTGCTGGATGCAGATAATCAAATTAACAAtatgcaatttgaaaatatgaCACTCGAAAGCCACTTGCAGTTGGATAACGAAATGACTGAATTGTTTGCTGATAATATTGTTGATCAATTTATGGATGTGGAGCAGACAGTTGGCGTTGAGGAGATTGATCGTTTTATAGAAAGCTTTAGTAACAAAACGCCTTCTGAAATTGATGATGCGCTTGCGGATACCACACATTTTTTTGAGAAGTTATCAAAAACGCCTATAGACTTGGATAGGCTGGACTATGAATATGACGAGAATCTTGATGGCGATATACTCTCAATGGACACTTCATGGGAGGGCGATTCGGATGATGACAATGCAGCCAAACagacaaagaaaaaatataacttaaaaACTGCTAGCAAtaaggagcaacagcagcctcAAGAAATTGTGCCAAGtacagctaaagctgcagcagtcaACAAAGCAATGGCTAGAAAGCAAGCGGAACCTCAAAGTAAAGGGCAAATTATTGCTATAATACCAGCTGATGACAATTTAAGTAGACAGATGAAGATAAAGGAGAATTTACAACCTGCTCAGACTGAAGCTCTACAACAGTCCGCCAGGAAAACACCTACTGCGCCTACAACGATGCCCAAATTTCGCATACAGAAGATATCTAAGACGCAGCCAACGCAACAAAATTACTTACCGCTAGATAATATTATAAAGAGCATGGATACCAATGGGCCCACGTCACAGATAAAAAAAGGTAATGGACATCAAACGCAACAACAAGCCTGCATAGAGCGACGTGTGACAGCAACACCCGCCGCACCCGCACCTATATTTGCGCCACCTTATCGACGACcggcgccagctgcagcagcattacCAGtcgcaccaccaccaccagcagcaacactacCAGTTGCACCACCACTAGCAGAACCACTACCAGttgcaccaccagcagcagcagtagaagcGGACCTGCCAATAAAACCTTGCAAAGGTATCTACGCTGCACTCTTTGGCATCAATTGTtggaaatatttaagcaaaaccTGTGAGCAGTCGAATTGCAACCACACGTTTAATGACGCGATCTATGTGCAGAGATGTCTCAGTGAGCTGCATACAAGAGAATTGCTGAACAGCTATAGTTTTGTGCTACGCCATGGCATGctctttaaatacttttttatgtTGTATGCAAATGTCTTTTCCGCAAAACAATTTCTGTGGGGCTTGCAGCAAATGGTTGAGGACTGCGCGCTCTATATGGATCTAAGCGCACCGTTTCTTATGGATTTATATCAATGCTTATTAAGGCATGGCATGCCAACACAGGCAGCTGCAGGACACtttatgcaacatttgtggcagccaaagcagGCCTGCAAGTATATTAAATCTACCAATCAGTTGTTGCTGATCCTAGCACATGCAGATTGGTACAGCTACATTCCACAGCTGGACCAATTATTGCACAACGAACCCTTTCCCTTGCCTCTACAATTCTTATCAATCATTGCTCACAATGCAATGACCACCAATCAGCCCGAGCTAGTGAAAAAAGCGAGCGACTACCTGTTGTTTTATCCAATCAACAAAAGTACCGAGAACCTCAGTTCCGCTCTGCAATTACTTCAATCGATTCTGTCATATACTGGTGGACAACGAAGCTaa